The following proteins are encoded in a genomic region of Synechococcus sp. ROS8604:
- the map gene encoding type I methionyl aminopeptidase: MNLFADLLASTKASTVTATGPRIQQRRGVEIKSARELKIMAKASSIVATVLREIMELVEPGQTTGDLDAHAERRIREMGATPSFMGYHGFPASICASINNEVVHGIPSNKRVIHAGDLLKVDTGAYFDGYHGDSCITVCVGDVSEEARKLSRVAQESLMAGLSQIRAGNTLLDIAGAVEDHVKANHFSVVEDYTGHGVGRNLHEEPSVFNFRTDELPNVKLRPGMTLAVEPILNAGSNACRTLKDRWTVVTKDGSLSAQWEHTIVVTSDGCEILTDRGD; encoded by the coding sequence ATGAATTTGTTTGCTGACCTCCTCGCCTCCACAAAAGCTTCCACCGTTACAGCCACAGGACCGCGCATCCAGCAGAGACGCGGCGTGGAAATCAAGTCAGCTCGCGAGCTGAAAATCATGGCGAAAGCCAGTTCGATCGTCGCCACTGTTTTGCGCGAAATCATGGAGCTGGTTGAACCTGGCCAGACCACTGGCGATCTCGACGCCCATGCCGAGCGCCGCATCAGGGAAATGGGTGCAACCCCCAGTTTCATGGGTTACCACGGCTTCCCTGCAAGCATCTGCGCCAGCATCAACAACGAGGTGGTGCACGGCATCCCCAGCAACAAACGGGTCATCCATGCTGGCGATCTCCTCAAAGTGGATACGGGGGCCTATTTCGACGGCTACCACGGGGATAGCTGCATCACCGTTTGCGTCGGCGACGTCTCGGAAGAAGCACGAAAGCTCAGTCGTGTCGCTCAGGAATCACTGATGGCTGGACTCTCCCAGATCCGTGCCGGGAATACGCTTCTCGACATCGCTGGAGCCGTTGAAGACCACGTCAAAGCCAATCACTTCAGCGTGGTGGAGGATTACACCGGCCATGGAGTCGGACGGAATCTCCATGAAGAGCCATCGGTGTTCAACTTCCGAACGGACGAGCTTCCCAACGTCAAATTGCGCCCAGGAATGACGCTCGCCGTTGAGCCCATTCTCAACGCAGGAAGCAATGCTTGCCGCACCCTTAAAGACCGCTGGACCGTCGTCACCAAGGATGGAAGTCTTTCCGCTCAGTGGGAGCACACCATCGTGGTGACCTCTGATGGTTGCGAGATCCTCACCGATCGGGGGGATTGA
- a CDS encoding PepSY domain-containing protein, producing the protein MEGSTVARLLVRVRQLHRWVAPLVVLPLLVTVSTGVTYRLAKDWGGVSRDQVHWLMTIHEGEWLGPALEPVVVLLNAVGLLWMLATGSWLLLQNVRRQWIASRKEAGG; encoded by the coding sequence ATGGAGGGATCGACGGTGGCCCGCTTGTTGGTTCGCGTACGCCAATTGCATCGCTGGGTGGCTCCTCTCGTTGTGCTCCCTTTGCTGGTCACCGTTAGTACCGGAGTGACCTATCGGTTGGCGAAGGACTGGGGGGGGGTGAGCCGTGACCAAGTCCATTGGTTGATGACGATCCATGAGGGCGAGTGGTTGGGGCCTGCCCTCGAACCAGTCGTCGTCCTGCTCAACGCGGTTGGCCTTTTGTGGATGTTGGCGACGGGGTCCTGGCTTCTTCTGCAAAACGTTCGGAGGCAGTGGATCGCGTCAAGGAAGGAGGCTGGGGGTTAA
- a CDS encoding SDR family oxidoreductase, producing the protein MAKQASPSSAAPLSGRWSGRTVGITGASGALGRALTKALIAEGAWVIAFSHRLRPQAHASPDEAQEWVRWSCGDECQLEPILKGVDVLVLNHGINPGGDQCPDTLSKALEVNAFSHWRLMQQFETIADQDLNREPPRELWVNTSEAEIQPALSPGYELSKRLIGELVSSRWNNRDAEQREALRLRKLILGPFRSNLNPIGMMTSGFVAKQVLWQASLGVNLIIVTPNPLTYLLMPSIELIRRIYCRALKINPPDR; encoded by the coding sequence ATGGCCAAACAGGCATCTCCCTCCTCCGCGGCTCCCCTGTCAGGGCGTTGGTCCGGGCGAACAGTGGGAATCACGGGAGCGAGTGGCGCGCTGGGCCGTGCCTTAACCAAGGCTTTGATTGCTGAGGGCGCCTGGGTGATTGCTTTCAGTCATCGTCTGCGCCCCCAAGCTCATGCGTCGCCTGATGAAGCTCAAGAGTGGGTTCGTTGGTCTTGCGGAGATGAGTGTCAGCTGGAGCCCATTCTCAAGGGTGTTGATGTGCTGGTTTTGAACCACGGCATCAACCCTGGTGGTGACCAGTGCCCAGACACTCTCTCCAAAGCCCTTGAGGTGAATGCATTCAGCCATTGGCGTTTGATGCAGCAGTTCGAGACCATCGCCGATCAAGATCTCAACCGCGAACCGCCAAGGGAGCTCTGGGTCAACACGTCAGAGGCCGAGATCCAACCGGCCTTGAGCCCTGGCTATGAATTGAGCAAGCGACTAATCGGTGAGTTGGTCAGCTCGCGTTGGAATAACCGTGACGCGGAGCAGCGTGAGGCATTAAGGCTTCGCAAACTGATCCTCGGGCCGTTTCGCTCCAATCTCAACCCGATTGGGATGATGACGTCTGGTTTTGTCGCTAAGCAGGTGCTTTGGCAAGCAAGCCTTGGGGTGAACTTGATCATCGTCACCCCCAATCCTCTTACCTACCTTCTAATGCCCTCCATCGAACTGATTCGAAGGATTTATTGCCGCGCTTTGAAGATCAATCCCCCCGATCGGTGA
- a CDS encoding GNAT family N-acetyltransferase — MRPIQATDIPLLREIFVDAIHSQAAQIYSPEQIHAWASLAWLPGILDRTLEEGQGWISGVDDGFAIRHPSNRLSMLYCRGRSSRQGHGSALLQAIESDAQRMGFKRLQTEASLLSRPMLERRGWMVIAPESFTIASVPFLRFKMDKSLS; from the coding sequence ATGCGGCCCATCCAAGCCACTGACATCCCTTTGCTACGCGAAATTTTCGTGGATGCCATCCATAGCCAAGCCGCTCAGATTTACAGCCCAGAACAAATACACGCTTGGGCAAGCCTCGCTTGGCTTCCAGGAATTTTGGATCGCACCTTGGAAGAAGGCCAAGGCTGGATCAGTGGAGTCGATGATGGGTTCGCGATTCGCCATCCCTCCAACCGACTGTCAATGCTGTATTGCCGAGGTCGATCGTCTCGACAGGGACATGGCTCAGCGCTGCTTCAGGCCATTGAATCCGATGCCCAACGCATGGGATTCAAACGGTTGCAAACAGAAGCCAGCCTCCTCAGTCGGCCCATGCTGGAGCGACGGGGTTGGATGGTGATCGCTCCTGAGTCATTCACGATCGCCAGCGTGCCGTTCTTGCGCTTCAAAATGGACAAAAGCTTGAGCTGA
- a CDS encoding MAPEG family protein gives MDLIALLTAVPAAPYAWSLVLAGAVVIVSIVPLGAARSQADFTMTDMNAPRAMFDRLPAWGKRASWAHQNSFEAFGLHAPAALLALIAALQTGPLPDIAAVVALIQPILRLVYIGAYVSNIAPLRGLCWASALFCTGILYVEGLKALLQSA, from the coding sequence ATGGATCTAATTGCTTTGTTGACGGCTGTTCCAGCAGCTCCCTATGCCTGGTCGCTTGTGCTGGCTGGCGCGGTTGTGATTGTCAGCATTGTTCCTCTAGGTGCGGCGCGCTCCCAGGCTGACTTCACCATGACTGACATGAATGCGCCAAGGGCGATGTTTGATCGCCTGCCCGCGTGGGGGAAGCGGGCCAGTTGGGCCCATCAGAACAGTTTTGAAGCGTTTGGTCTTCATGCTCCTGCTGCTTTGTTGGCTTTAATCGCCGCTCTTCAAACAGGACCTTTGCCAGATATAGCGGCCGTTGTGGCCCTCATTCAGCCCATCCTGCGACTTGTTTATATCGGTGCTTACGTCAGCAACATTGCGCCTTTACGAGGCTTGTGCTGGGCGTCGGCGCTCTTCTGCACAGGCATTTTGTACGTGGAAGGCCTGAAAGCTCTTCTTCAATCGGCATGA
- the rplS gene encoding 50S ribosomal protein L19, whose amino-acid sequence MAVDPIETSVDVATEATSGTTAVAEKSTAKDSKKMSASALIKEFEDAQLKSDLPEIYVGDTVRVGVRISEGNKERVQPYEGVVIAKRHGSLNQTITVRRIFQGIGVERVFMLHSPQVASVKIERRGKVRRAKLFYLRDRVGKATRVKQRFDR is encoded by the coding sequence ATGGCAGTGGACCCGATAGAGACGTCTGTGGACGTCGCCACTGAGGCGACCAGCGGTACAACTGCTGTTGCTGAAAAATCAACGGCGAAAGATTCGAAGAAAATGAGTGCTTCAGCACTGATTAAGGAATTCGAGGACGCTCAGTTGAAGAGCGATCTTCCTGAGATCTACGTCGGCGACACCGTGCGTGTTGGTGTTCGCATCAGCGAAGGCAATAAGGAGCGTGTCCAGCCCTATGAGGGCGTTGTGATCGCTAAGCGCCATGGAAGTCTCAATCAGACGATCACGGTGCGACGCATCTTCCAGGGCATTGGCGTTGAGCGTGTTTTTATGCTCCACAGCCCACAAGTGGCGTCAGTGAAGATTGAGCGTCGCGGTAAAGTAAGGCGTGCGAAGCTCTTTTATCTGCGGGACCGGGTGGGCAAGGCCACTCGCGTGAAGCAGCGCTTCGATCGCTGA
- a CDS encoding HU family DNA-binding protein, protein MNKADLVNLVAARTELTKTDVSLVVDAAIDTIIDSVVEGKKVSILGFGSFEPRERSARQGLNPKTGEKIKIPAKRVPAFTAGKMFKDRVQG, encoded by the coding sequence ATGAACAAAGCTGATCTCGTCAACCTCGTTGCTGCTCGCACCGAACTCACCAAAACCGACGTCTCCCTCGTTGTGGACGCCGCTATCGACACCATCATTGATTCCGTCGTCGAAGGGAAAAAAGTTTCCATCCTTGGTTTCGGTTCGTTTGAACCACGCGAGCGTTCTGCTCGTCAGGGCCTGAACCCCAAAACCGGTGAAAAGATCAAAATTCCCGCCAAGCGTGTTCCCGCCTTTACCGCTGGCAAAATGTTCAAAGACCGGGTCCAGGGCTAG
- a CDS encoding chlorophyll a/b-binding protein has product MNSVSRSQEDWFQNGSSEQSKSGRFVAAELLNGRLAMLGIVIGVLTEALTGHGILSQIMFGVLGIN; this is encoded by the coding sequence ATGAATTCCGTCTCCCGGTCCCAAGAAGATTGGTTCCAGAACGGCTCTTCAGAGCAAAGCAAGTCTGGGCGATTTGTTGCTGCAGAGCTCCTCAATGGACGCTTAGCCATGCTTGGCATTGTGATCGGCGTGCTCACTGAGGCCTTGACAGGTCATGGCATTCTGAGCCAAATCATGTTTGGCGTTTTAGGAATTAACTGA
- a CDS encoding phosphotransacetylase family protein: MGNTLLIGSCEPFSGKSALVLGLSRHLLSEGRTVRFGKPLATSLEWTAKGSPLPDPLIDDDVRFVGTTLGLDETRLIPSLHLLSPETADTRLRQGNLEAGTGLEMLLKDLQNDQDSFTMLEAAGSLHEGLMYGLSLVQLAEGLSAPVILVHLWQDSRSVDALLAAQHQLGDRLAGVVLNAVTPDEVEELNQHVVPALQALGLKVFGVMPRSPLLRSVTVGELVRRLDARVICCKERLELLVETLSIGAMNVNSAMEFFRRRRNMAVVTGADRTDIQLAALEASTQCLILTGAGEPLPQLVNRADELEVPLLKVEHDTLATVEVIEQAFGHVRLHETVKATYAFRLVEEHCQLSELFRAVS, from the coding sequence ATGGGCAACACACTGCTGATCGGATCCTGTGAGCCGTTCAGCGGCAAATCCGCTCTCGTACTCGGATTATCCCGCCATCTCCTGTCTGAAGGCCGCACTGTGCGCTTTGGCAAACCACTCGCCACAAGTCTTGAGTGGACGGCCAAAGGGTCTCCTTTGCCCGATCCATTGATTGATGACGATGTGCGTTTCGTTGGCACAACCCTTGGGCTCGATGAGACCCGCTTGATTCCATCCCTCCATCTGCTCTCTCCAGAGACCGCAGACACCCGTCTGAGACAGGGCAATTTGGAGGCGGGAACCGGGCTCGAGATGTTGTTGAAGGATCTACAAAACGATCAAGACAGCTTCACAATGCTCGAAGCGGCAGGAAGTCTGCACGAGGGTCTGATGTATGGCCTCAGCCTCGTACAACTCGCTGAAGGACTATCTGCTCCAGTGATTCTGGTGCATCTTTGGCAAGACAGCCGCAGCGTGGATGCCCTCCTCGCAGCCCAGCATCAGCTCGGCGATCGACTAGCCGGTGTTGTTTTGAATGCGGTGACACCTGATGAAGTCGAAGAATTGAATCAACACGTGGTGCCGGCTCTTCAGGCACTGGGATTAAAGGTCTTCGGGGTGATGCCCAGATCTCCCCTTCTACGTAGCGTCACCGTTGGAGAGCTGGTGAGACGTCTTGATGCGCGAGTGATTTGTTGCAAAGAACGCCTCGAACTCCTGGTTGAGACCCTGAGTATCGGAGCCATGAATGTGAATTCAGCAATGGAATTCTTCAGGCGTCGGCGCAACATGGCTGTTGTGACAGGCGCTGATCGCACCGATATTCAGCTGGCAGCACTCGAGGCCTCAACGCAGTGCCTGATCCTCACCGGCGCTGGAGAGCCTCTCCCCCAACTGGTCAATCGTGCCGATGAATTGGAGGTCCCCCTTCTGAAGGTTGAGCACGACACGCTGGCCACGGTTGAAGTGATTGAACAGGCCTTCGGACATGTGCGTCTCCACGAAACAGTGAAGGCCACCTATGCCTTCCGACTCGTTGAAGAGCACTGCCAGCTGAGCGAATTGTTTCGTGCCGTTAGCTGA
- a CDS encoding DNA recombination-mediator protein A, whose translation MSLSRSLDLPALDRVDTLAQELALLQDKGKRRIAILGSRHVPVVAIHLVELISRSLAQEGHTLLTSGSQGVNAAVIRGVLAVDRERLTVLLPQSLDRQVPEIRDQLDQVLHLIEKPEHDDLPLPIASSLCNQEIINRCDQLICLAFHDSETLLASCRCAEDMGKVVSLLFFD comes from the coding sequence ATGTCATTGAGCCGCTCTCTTGATCTTCCTGCACTCGACAGGGTCGACACACTTGCCCAAGAACTTGCCCTTCTACAGGACAAGGGGAAGCGGAGAATTGCCATTCTTGGCAGCCGCCACGTGCCGGTCGTCGCGATTCATCTCGTAGAACTGATCTCTCGGTCCTTGGCACAAGAGGGGCATACGTTGCTGACCTCGGGGTCTCAGGGTGTCAATGCAGCCGTGATTCGGGGGGTCTTAGCCGTTGATCGCGAGCGACTCACCGTGCTGCTCCCCCAGAGTCTCGATCGACAAGTCCCGGAAATTCGAGACCAGCTAGATCAGGTTCTCCATCTGATCGAAAAACCTGAGCATGACGATCTGCCGTTGCCCATCGCCAGCAGTCTCTGCAATCAAGAGATCATCAACCGTTGTGATCAATTGATCTGTCTCGCATTTCATGACAGCGAAACACTCCTTGCTAGCTGCAGATGTGCAGAAGACATGGGGAAAGTGGTCAGTCTTCTGTTTTTCGATTAA
- a CDS encoding MBL fold metallo-hydrolase yields the protein MTMTSALESGRPPQQILDNLWLFPPNRDCRGGSSWWLDLDPEPVLIDCPPLTEASLQALHDLASDRSARILLTSREGHGRLRRLQERLGWPVLVQEQEAYLLPGVQPLETFVDSHITASGLRLLWTPGPTPGSCVVHAPAPLDVLFCGRLLIPVQEGQMAPLRHRRTFHWPRQQLSLQRLRDWIPPESSPALASGAGLGALRGGRLAPFDSWSPAQSDLLS from the coding sequence ATGACGATGACCTCGGCTTTGGAGTCAGGCCGACCACCTCAGCAAATCTTGGACAACCTTTGGCTGTTTCCACCCAATCGAGATTGTCGTGGTGGGTCGTCTTGGTGGCTCGATTTGGACCCAGAACCCGTCCTGATTGATTGCCCACCGCTGACCGAGGCCAGCCTTCAAGCCCTGCATGACCTGGCATCTGATCGTTCAGCTCGGATTCTGCTGACGAGTCGAGAGGGGCATGGACGCCTTCGTCGCTTGCAAGAACGATTGGGATGGCCTGTGTTGGTTCAAGAGCAAGAGGCTTACCTCTTACCAGGGGTTCAACCCCTTGAGACTTTTGTTGATTCCCACATCACAGCCTCCGGTTTAAGGCTGCTTTGGACGCCTGGACCCACGCCAGGAAGCTGCGTTGTGCACGCTCCAGCCCCTCTGGATGTGCTTTTTTGCGGACGATTATTAATTCCAGTTCAAGAAGGTCAAATGGCTCCTCTTCGTCATCGACGCACGTTTCATTGGCCGAGGCAGCAGCTCAGCCTTCAGCGTCTGCGCGATTGGATTCCTCCAGAATCAAGTCCAGCATTGGCTTCTGGAGCAGGCCTTGGGGCGCTGCGAGGTGGGAGGTTGGCTCCTTTCGACAGTTGGAGTCCCGCCCAATCAGACCTGCTTTCTTAA
- a CDS encoding glycogen-debranching protein, which translates to MNTIHRGSPWPLGSTITPRGVNFSVAAPAANRLELLIFSDAEAKAPEQVIELSEQHRSANYWHAEVEGLGAGCCYCYRVFGPIEPGGHGFRPAKVLVDPCARAIDGWNVYQRGAATGASPNSDRCLKSVVSERDAFDFQAHPRPRHSWQDTVIYELHIGGFTKRPASGISPDRRGTYLGVIDKIPYLKEIGVTTIELLPIQAFDPNDAPAGRDNVWGYSPLSWFAPHHEYAVGADPHSARDQVRELVAACHDAGIEVLLDVVYNHTTEGNRNGPTLSWRGFADRNYYHQSDAGDYMDVSGCGNSIAANDPLSRQLILESLRCWAIELGIDGFRFDLGIALSRGEKLKPLEHPPLFEAMEADPQLSELKLVSEPWDCGGLYRLSDFPAKRIGTWNGHFRDALRSFWKGDEGSTWALGQRFRGSPDLYNGKAASLGSSVNLITAHDGFSLLDLVSFNNKHNLANGENNRDGENHNNSWNHGVEGPSSNRAIQALRQRQQRNLLSTLLLSRGVPMLLMGDEVGRSQGGNNNTWCQDSPLSWMIWGEDHCDHELQTFVRRLLDVRQQLASLFNPIQPHNEKKPLRSGDSDKLWRQWHGVELSKPDWANWSHCLAMSLQQGHQGAVLWMGFNAYFKSMHFDLPEAASPWCRLIDTALPAGEDLPTQIERWTPSGVPLEARSLVVMVAQEYGDRLSL; encoded by the coding sequence TTGAACACGATCCATCGCGGCAGTCCCTGGCCCCTAGGCAGCACGATCACACCCCGCGGTGTGAATTTTTCTGTTGCGGCGCCAGCGGCCAATCGGCTCGAATTGCTGATTTTTTCCGATGCTGAGGCAAAGGCACCCGAACAGGTGATTGAGCTGTCGGAGCAGCATCGCTCCGCCAATTATTGGCATGCCGAGGTCGAAGGTCTTGGTGCTGGGTGTTGCTACTGCTATCGGGTGTTTGGCCCCATTGAGCCAGGTGGCCATGGATTTAGGCCCGCCAAGGTGCTTGTTGACCCCTGCGCCCGCGCCATTGATGGCTGGAATGTCTATCAGCGTGGAGCGGCGACCGGCGCATCACCCAACTCCGACAGGTGCTTGAAATCGGTGGTTTCCGAGCGAGATGCGTTCGATTTCCAAGCCCATCCCCGGCCTCGCCATAGCTGGCAAGACACCGTGATCTACGAGCTCCACATCGGAGGGTTCACCAAACGCCCCGCAAGCGGTATCAGCCCCGATCGACGCGGAACCTATTTAGGCGTGATCGACAAGATCCCCTACCTAAAGGAGATCGGAGTCACCACGATCGAACTGCTACCGATCCAAGCCTTCGATCCCAACGATGCCCCCGCGGGTCGTGACAATGTTTGGGGTTACAGCCCTCTGAGTTGGTTCGCACCACATCACGAATACGCGGTAGGCGCGGATCCCCACTCCGCTCGAGACCAGGTGCGTGAACTGGTGGCGGCCTGCCATGACGCAGGAATTGAGGTGCTTTTGGATGTGGTTTACAACCACACCACGGAGGGCAACCGCAACGGACCCACCCTGAGCTGGAGGGGGTTTGCCGATCGCAACTACTACCACCAGAGCGATGCGGGTGATTACATGGATGTGAGCGGTTGTGGCAACAGCATTGCTGCCAACGATCCACTCTCCAGACAACTCATCCTTGAATCACTGCGCTGCTGGGCCATTGAACTGGGCATTGACGGCTTCCGCTTCGACTTAGGGATTGCTCTCAGCCGCGGAGAGAAGCTGAAACCTCTGGAACATCCACCCCTGTTTGAAGCGATGGAGGCTGATCCGCAGCTGAGTGAACTCAAATTGGTGAGCGAACCCTGGGATTGTGGTGGGCTTTACCGGCTAAGTGATTTTCCGGCCAAAAGGATTGGCACCTGGAACGGACACTTCCGTGATGCTTTACGCAGTTTCTGGAAAGGAGATGAAGGGAGCACCTGGGCTCTCGGACAACGCTTTCGTGGCAGCCCCGATTTGTACAACGGGAAAGCAGCCAGTCTTGGCAGCTCAGTGAACCTGATTACGGCGCACGACGGCTTCAGCCTCTTGGACCTTGTGAGCTTCAACAACAAACACAATCTGGCCAATGGTGAAAACAACCGAGACGGTGAGAACCACAACAACAGCTGGAATCATGGCGTCGAAGGGCCGAGCAGCAATCGCGCCATCCAGGCACTACGTCAGCGCCAACAACGCAATCTGCTCAGCACCTTGCTGCTGAGTCGTGGTGTCCCGATGCTGCTGATGGGCGATGAAGTCGGGCGCAGTCAGGGAGGAAATAACAACACGTGGTGCCAGGACAGCCCTCTCAGCTGGATGATCTGGGGAGAGGATCACTGCGATCATGAATTACAGACCTTCGTGCGGCGCCTACTCGATGTGCGCCAACAACTTGCGAGCTTGTTCAATCCGATCCAGCCTCACAACGAAAAGAAACCACTCCGATCAGGAGATTCAGACAAGTTGTGGCGCCAGTGGCACGGAGTAGAACTCAGCAAACCTGACTGGGCGAATTGGTCCCACTGCTTAGCGATGAGCTTGCAGCAAGGACATCAAGGTGCCGTGCTTTGGATGGGCTTCA
- a CDS encoding DUF3288 family protein translates to MAEDIQQTHPLYASDRDVLDSLLGFEGVPGPDQLTSAARLATRYGDFPGADDIKTDLQKVVAGWGFTRDTLNRQCREIWASGWRPGQSLNDEVGSGSDVSDSDAP, encoded by the coding sequence ATGGCAGAAGACATTCAGCAAACTCATCCGCTTTATGCATCGGATCGAGATGTTTTGGACTCTTTGCTTGGTTTTGAAGGAGTTCCTGGCCCCGACCAGCTGACGTCCGCAGCAAGACTTGCGACGCGTTATGGAGACTTCCCTGGGGCTGATGACATCAAGACAGACTTGCAGAAAGTTGTCGCTGGTTGGGGCTTCACTCGCGACACACTTAATCGTCAATGCAGAGAGATCTGGGCCAGCGGTTGGCGTCCAGGTCAAAGTCTCAATGATGAGGTTGGTTCTGGATCGGATGTCAGCGATTCGGATGCCCCATGA
- the gluQRS gene encoding tRNA glutamyl-Q(34) synthetase GluQRS yields the protein MELPDHLSRVLQNGQRLRQHGYRGRFAPTPSGPLHLGNVRTALLSWLHARVNNGQWLLRVDDLDTPRIRSGAIESVLQDLRWLGLHWDGPLVLQSRRRGLYGSFLSSLRKQGYLYPCRCSRRQLDGASIYPGTCRRLQQDWGLRNARLPAWRLRVAEPFSARVGDVVLRRADGVIAYHMATCIDELAMGISEVVRGQDLVSVCAAQIAVMSSLGMASPRYGHVPLLCDPSGQKLSKREQATGVRSLRDRGDTAAQLTGQLASSLGLVPPEHAISAEELLEELRERQDKLTSLIVGADSSGKVRDRNWEKASN from the coding sequence ATCGAGCTTCCCGATCACCTGAGTCGAGTCCTGCAGAACGGCCAGAGACTGCGCCAACACGGCTACCGGGGGCGCTTTGCTCCCACGCCATCCGGTCCACTTCACCTCGGCAATGTGAGGACGGCTCTTCTGTCCTGGCTGCATGCCCGAGTCAACAACGGGCAATGGTTGTTGCGGGTCGATGACCTCGACACGCCAAGGATTCGTTCTGGCGCCATTGAGTCGGTGCTGCAGGACCTCCGCTGGCTAGGCCTCCACTGGGATGGCCCCCTTGTGCTCCAGAGCAGACGCCGAGGCCTCTATGGCTCATTTCTTTCAAGCTTGCGGAAGCAGGGTTATCTCTATCCCTGTCGCTGTAGTCGCCGTCAGCTTGACGGTGCAAGCATCTATCCAGGAACGTGCAGGCGGCTCCAACAAGACTGGGGCTTGAGGAATGCGCGATTACCGGCCTGGAGATTGCGCGTTGCTGAGCCCTTCTCCGCTCGGGTAGGAGATGTCGTTCTTCGTCGCGCCGATGGAGTCATCGCTTATCACATGGCTACGTGCATCGATGAGTTGGCGATGGGCATCAGTGAGGTGGTGCGAGGGCAAGATCTGGTGTCGGTCTGTGCCGCCCAGATCGCTGTCATGTCCAGCCTGGGAATGGCCTCCCCGCGCTACGGGCATGTGCCGTTGCTCTGTGATCCGTCCGGCCAAAAACTGTCAAAACGCGAGCAGGCGACAGGCGTGAGGTCGCTGCGTGATCGTGGAGATACGGCAGCGCAATTGACTGGCCAATTGGCTTCATCACTTGGGCTGGTGCCTCCCGAGCATGCGATTTCGGCTGAAGAATTGCTGGAGGAGCTGAGAGAGCGTCAGGACAAGCTCACGTCATTGATTGTGGGGGCTGATTCTTCAGGAAAAGTTCGGGATCGCAATTGGGAAAAGGCCTCAAACTAA
- a CDS encoding hyperconserved protein Hcp gives MELDLQPGDVVKVLESAALGWVRARVIRVKSGGRVVVQSDQGREFTARGNQVRLIEPAGFRP, from the coding sequence ATGGAGTTGGATCTTCAACCTGGTGATGTGGTCAAAGTGCTCGAATCAGCCGCTCTCGGCTGGGTTCGTGCACGAGTGATTCGCGTCAAGTCCGGTGGACGAGTCGTCGTTCAAAGCGACCAAGGCCGTGAATTCACGGCTCGAGGGAATCAAGTGCGTTTGATCGAACCAGCTGGATTCCGTCCCTGA